In Spirochaeta thermophila DSM 6578, the following proteins share a genomic window:
- the infC gene encoding translation initiation factor IF-3 produces the protein MADKDFRTNEAITAREVRLIDENGEQLGVVPTQEALRRAREKGLDLVEVAPQAKPPVCKILDYGKYKFEQEKKLKETKKKQKQNKLKEVRMQPKIDSHDLEFKTRHIREFLEEGNKVKVTIRFRGRELAHTEIGRGVLEKILELLEDGYTVEKTPSMEGRFMSMVLAPKSKK, from the coding sequence TTGGCTGACAAGGATTTCAGAACGAACGAGGCGATCACCGCGCGTGAGGTGCGTCTCATCGACGAGAACGGCGAGCAGCTCGGAGTGGTACCCACCCAGGAGGCCCTCCGACGAGCCAGAGAGAAGGGACTTGATCTTGTGGAAGTCGCCCCTCAGGCGAAACCTCCGGTCTGCAAAATCCTCGATTACGGCAAATACAAATTCGAGCAGGAAAAGAAGCTCAAGGAGACCAAGAAGAAGCAGAAACAGAACAAGCTGAAAGAAGTGAGGATGCAGCCCAAGATCGATTCCCACGATCTCGAGTTCAAGACGCGTCACATACGCGAGTTCCTGGAAGAGGGGAACAAGGTGAAGGTTACCATCCGTTTCAGAGGAAGAGAACTCGCGCACACGGAGATAGGCAGAGGTGTCCTCGAGAAGATTCTCGAGTTGCTCGAGGACGGCTATACAGTGGAGAAGACACCGAGCATGGAGGGTCGCTTCATGTCCATGGTGCTCGCTCCGAAATCAAAGAAGTAG
- a CDS encoding cell division protein ZapA, with amino-acid sequence MEQPFEINILGTRFAIRTDQSPQHMEKVLSTYTRKVEEIMKKTGVQDSLKIAILAGLVLADELLHEQAESPSPHDEELERLTSRILLQINEALE; translated from the coding sequence ATGGAACAACCCTTCGAGATCAATATCCTGGGAACCCGATTCGCGATAAGGACCGATCAGTCCCCCCAACACATGGAGAAGGTGCTCTCGACATACACGCGGAAGGTTGAAGAAATCATGAAGAAAACAGGCGTGCAGGATTCCCTCAAGATCGCGATCCTTGCAGGCCTTGTCCTCGCGGACGAGCTTCTTCACGAACAGGCAGAGAGCCCCTCTCCCCATGACGAGGAACTCGAACGTCTCACCTCCCGGATCCTCCTCCAGATCAACGAAGCCCTCGAATAG
- a CDS encoding cell division protein ZapB, giving the protein MVNVEQIRALEEGVQKLVKRVRELKEENTLLKEKLAGYTERIEELEQLIHQYREDQKEIEEGILSALKHLDALEDEFLSSDKAPAAPPHTEAPPSQQEEAPDGEEDEPISSEEEGEEEDSSPPPPPELDIF; this is encoded by the coding sequence ATGGTGAATGTGGAGCAGATCAGGGCCCTGGAGGAGGGGGTTCAGAAGCTCGTCAAGAGGGTGAGAGAACTGAAAGAGGAGAACACCCTCCTCAAGGAGAAACTCGCAGGCTACACGGAACGGATCGAAGAGCTGGAACAGCTCATCCATCAGTACCGTGAGGATCAGAAGGAGATCGAGGAAGGAATTCTCTCCGCGCTCAAGCACCTCGACGCCCTTGAAGACGAGTTTCTCTCCTCCGACAAGGCGCCTGCCGCTCCACCACACACCGAAGCCCCCCCCTCTCAGCAGGAAGAAGCTCCCGATGGAGAGGAGGATGAACCCATCTCCTCAGAGGAAGAGGGAGAGGAGGAAGACTCCTCCCCTCCCCCCCCTCCAGAACTCGACATCTTCTGA
- the metW gene encoding methionine biosynthesis protein MetW codes for MRSMPPSPASYQSENYIFDVIVDMVEPGSRVLDLGCGNGALLSRLIEERGVKGMGVDIEEAMVLQCIQKGISVFQGDLDEGLKDYETGSYDYVILSHTLQVVHRPKQLLQEMIRVGRRVIVNFPNFGYLGVRLKLLFTGRMPETRDLPYKWYDTPNIHLCTRADFLDLCRDLGIPILKEITFRRGRILKGPLRNVRSTEACYLLKGLTG; via the coding sequence ATGAGGTCCATGCCCCCCTCGCCCGCGTCGTATCAGAGCGAGAACTACATCTTCGATGTGATCGTGGATATGGTCGAACCGGGATCACGGGTGCTCGACCTGGGATGTGGGAACGGAGCGCTCCTCTCCCGCCTCATCGAGGAGCGGGGCGTGAAGGGGATGGGGGTGGACATCGAAGAGGCGATGGTCCTCCAGTGCATCCAGAAAGGGATCAGCGTCTTTCAAGGCGATCTCGACGAGGGGCTCAAGGACTACGAGACGGGAAGCTACGACTACGTCATCCTCAGTCACACCCTCCAGGTCGTGCACAGACCCAAACAGCTCCTCCAGGAGATGATCAGGGTGGGGAGGAGGGTGATCGTCAACTTCCCCAACTTCGGATACCTCGGGGTACGACTCAAGCTCCTCTTCACCGGGCGGATGCCGGAGACCAGGGATCTCCCCTACAAATGGTACGATACTCCCAACATCCACCTCTGCACCCGTGCCGATTTCCTGGATCTCTGCAGGGACCTCGGGATTCCGATCCTTAAGGAGATCACGTTCAGGCGCGGCCGGATCCTCAAGGGTCCCTTACGGAACGTGAGGAGCACCGAGGCATGCTATCTCTTGAAAGGCCTCACGGGCTGA
- the rpmI gene encoding 50S ribosomal protein L35: MPKMKTRKSAAKRFSITARGKVKYKKQNLRHILTKKAQKRKRHLRKPGHLPKMEEKRVKRLLPYG; the protein is encoded by the coding sequence ATGCCGAAGATGAAGACCCGTAAGAGCGCCGCGAAGCGGTTTTCCATCACCGCACGTGGGAAGGTGAAGTACAAGAAACAGAATCTCCGTCACATACTCACGAAAAAGGCCCAGAAGCGCAAACGCCACCTGAGAAAACCGGGGCATCTTCCCAAGATGGAGGAGAAGCGGGTGAAACGACTTCTCCCCTACGGTTGA
- the metX gene encoding homoserine O-acetyltransferase MetX, with the protein MGKERRRWDDGKGIGLVTPQDFTFGTPGEGLILESGKSFGPITIRYETYGELNRDRSNAVLILHAFSGDAHVAGFHSPDDPSPGWWDTMVGPGKAFDTNRYFVICSNVLGGCQGSTGPSSINPETGTPYGMSFPVITIGDMVNAQVKLIEHLGIERLLAVAGGSMGGMQALEWVTAHPERVRSAVILASTARLTAQGIAFNAVGRNAIISDPRWNNGDYYGKEIPARGLAIARMIGHITYLSDEAMRDKFGRRLQNRETYGYDFEDQFSVESYLEYQGDKFVERFDANTYIYLTKAMDYFDLSEKYGSLVQAFSRVMGKMLVVSFSSDWLYPPYQSKEIVFALMKAGKDVSYVNIDCPYGHDAFLIETERQTPLIASFLETVARETTGRRSS; encoded by the coding sequence ATGGGCAAGGAACGTCGCAGGTGGGACGATGGAAAGGGGATAGGGCTCGTCACCCCCCAGGATTTCACCTTCGGGACACCGGGAGAGGGGCTCATCCTCGAGAGCGGAAAGTCGTTCGGACCAATCACCATCCGCTACGAGACCTACGGGGAGCTCAACCGCGATCGGAGCAACGCCGTCCTCATCCTCCACGCATTCTCCGGCGACGCCCATGTGGCGGGCTTTCACTCCCCCGACGACCCGTCCCCGGGATGGTGGGACACGATGGTGGGACCCGGCAAGGCCTTCGACACGAACCGATACTTCGTCATCTGCTCCAATGTCCTGGGAGGCTGCCAGGGCTCCACAGGGCCCTCTTCGATCAACCCCGAAACGGGAACCCCCTACGGCATGAGCTTCCCTGTGATCACCATCGGTGACATGGTGAACGCCCAGGTGAAACTCATCGAACACCTGGGAATCGAGCGCCTCCTCGCCGTTGCAGGGGGATCCATGGGGGGTATGCAGGCGCTCGAATGGGTCACGGCCCACCCCGAGCGGGTACGATCGGCGGTGATACTCGCCTCCACCGCACGACTCACCGCCCAGGGTATCGCGTTCAATGCCGTGGGAAGGAACGCCATCATATCCGATCCCCGCTGGAACAACGGGGATTACTACGGAAAGGAGATCCCCGCCCGGGGACTGGCGATCGCCCGAATGATAGGCCACATCACCTACCTCTCCGACGAGGCGATGAGGGACAAGTTCGGACGAAGGCTCCAGAACCGGGAGACCTATGGCTACGACTTCGAAGATCAGTTCAGCGTGGAAAGTTACCTCGAGTACCAGGGGGACAAGTTCGTCGAACGGTTCGATGCGAACACCTACATCTATCTCACCAAGGCCATGGACTACTTCGATCTCAGCGAGAAATACGGGAGTCTCGTCCAGGCCTTCTCACGGGTCATGGGGAAGATGCTCGTGGTCTCCTTCTCCTCGGACTGGCTCTATCCCCCCTACCAGTCGAAGGAAATCGTCTTCGCCCTCATGAAGGCGGGGAAAGACGTCTCCTACGTGAACATCGACTGTCCCTATGGACACGATGCATTCCTCATAGAGACCGAGCGGCAGACCCCGCTCATCGCATCCTTTCTCGAGACCGTGGCCAGGGAGACCACGGGAAGGAGGTCGTCATGA
- a CDS encoding class II fructose-bisphosphate aldolase, which yields MISYKELGLVNTRELFKKAMEGKYAIPAYNFNNMEQLQAIIQACVETRSPVILQVSKGAREYANPTLLRHMARGAVEYARELGYEIPIVLHLDHGDSYELCKSCVDMGFSSVMIDGSHLPYEENVELTRKVVEYAHKYDVTVEGELGVLAGIEEHVSSEKTIYTDPNQVEDFVKRTGVDSLAIAIGTSHGAVKFKPEQCTRLPDGRLVPPPLRFDILEEIERRLPGFPIVLHGSSSVPPQYVEMINKYGGKLKDAVGIPEDQLRKAARSAVCKINIDSDGRLAMTAMIRKVLHEQPEVFDPRKYLGPARAELKELYKHKIINVLGSEGKA from the coding sequence ATGATTTCCTACAAGGAACTCGGTCTGGTAAATACAAGGGAGCTCTTCAAGAAGGCGATGGAAGGCAAGTATGCCATACCTGCCTATAACTTCAACAACATGGAGCAGCTCCAGGCCATCATCCAGGCATGTGTGGAGACCCGCTCTCCCGTGATCCTCCAGGTTTCCAAGGGAGCGAGGGAGTATGCGAACCCCACCCTCCTCCGGCACATGGCCCGCGGTGCCGTGGAGTACGCGAGGGAACTCGGATACGAGATCCCCATCGTCCTCCATCTCGACCACGGTGACAGCTACGAGCTCTGCAAGTCCTGCGTGGACATGGGCTTCTCTTCGGTCATGATCGATGGATCCCATCTCCCCTACGAGGAAAACGTGGAACTCACCAGGAAGGTCGTGGAGTACGCCCACAAGTACGACGTCACGGTGGAGGGAGAACTCGGGGTGCTCGCCGGCATCGAGGAACACGTCTCCTCGGAGAAGACCATCTACACCGATCCCAACCAGGTCGAGGACTTCGTGAAGCGCACGGGCGTGGACTCCCTCGCCATCGCCATCGGGACGTCCCACGGGGCCGTCAAGTTCAAGCCCGAGCAGTGCACCCGGCTCCCGGATGGACGGCTCGTACCTCCCCCTCTCAGGTTCGACATACTCGAGGAGATCGAACGGCGCCTGCCCGGCTTCCCCATCGTCCTCCACGGGTCCTCTTCGGTTCCTCCTCAGTACGTGGAGATGATCAATAAGTACGGCGGAAAACTGAAAGACGCGGTGGGGATCCCTGAGGATCAGCTCAGGAAGGCGGCACGGTCGGCGGTGTGCAAGATCAACATCGACAGCGACGGCAGACTCGCCATGACGGCCATGATCAGAAAGGTGCTCCACGAGCAGCCCGAGGTCTTCGACCCCCGGAAGTACCTGGGTCCCGCCAGGGCGGAGCTCAAGGAACTCTACAAACACAAGATCATCAATGTGCTTGGATCGGAAGGAAAGGCATAA
- the rplT gene encoding 50S ribosomal protein L20 gives MPRAIDGTRRKDRRKKILKLAKGFWGRRKSNFRTAKDAVAKALVYSYRDRKYRKREFRKLWIARISAACREEGMTYSRFIEGLRKSNIAINRKVLSNMAIEDPQAFKELVATAKKALEV, from the coding sequence ATGCCGAGAGCGATAGACGGTACACGACGAAAGGACAGGAGAAAGAAGATTCTTAAACTCGCGAAGGGGTTCTGGGGAAGGCGGAAGTCGAATTTCAGGACTGCCAAGGATGCGGTGGCGAAGGCCCTCGTCTACTCCTACCGGGACCGGAAGTATCGCAAACGTGAATTCCGGAAGCTCTGGATCGCTCGTATCTCCGCCGCATGCAGGGAGGAAGGTATGACCTACTCCCGCTTCATCGAAGGGCTCAGAAAGAGCAATATCGCCATCAACAGAAAGGTCCTTTCGAATATGGCGATCGAGGATCCCCAGGCCTTCAAGGAGCTCGTCGCCACTGCGAAAAAGGCCCTGGAGGTATAG